In a single window of the Bacteroidota bacterium genome:
- a CDS encoding T9SS type A sorting domain-containing protein, protein MNKFISSFNFVILTLIISGIIFLKPQEGFAQRLSSSNHHSAIICADGTVQSWGLNLDGQLGNGLNTNTNFPVTALIDSVIYLSSGGASANGYTLAVKSNGTVWAWGGNTYGNLGDGTYVSRNTPVQVPNLININSVVVPTVQVRAFSLALDNDGIIWAWGENNSGVLGNGTTNNRITPGQVPGLFNVKKITAGGSGNVIALCEDGSVWTWGENNLGQLGDGTTTSKLTPVQLLGLPPMIDIAAGFQHGLGLSVDSNVWAWGVNSAGEIGDDSLITRLNPIRLFSLSGISKVFAGFRTSFALKNDSSLWAWGVNNYGQLGIGTLDSSLHPVQVLTSDITDIGVGGYQVLALNKDGRLWSWGHNVNGPLGDSTNIDRSIPGLTATLCYIPSPEQFFEHRIRGIIYHDSNADCNEQPSELKFQFVPVYSSPGNMYGFSNSSGYYSIKLRDSINYSITPLLNAYHSSMLTNPCPPSYNVTLNNPDSRDTSGFNFGFTGNPCHLLMVDLSSTPKRSCMLSNTIIRYSNTGITPAYNVTIHVKFDQDDIPVSASLPYTIDVSDSSIVFEIDTLNPQQTGSIQIRDSIACDTDLFGLTKCTKTWILPVNQCLIDSTTGPTWDQSSVYVTSICVNDTVIFQIKNNGSNMAVPSNYRIFADNNLVQTGSYQLMAGDSILIYFASAGATVRLEADQTPGHPGTSLPRSTIEGCGVNLSGLISTNQVNNAPMDDEDVDIEIDCIMITGSYDPNDKSNSPLGIDSIHLVTPGTPIDYTIRFQNTGNDTAFKVVIIDTLSNDFDLSTLELGAASHNYVAELSGQNIAVLKFIFDNILLPDSNIDELNSHGLIKYKIKPKSNVALGTQINNVADIFFDFNFPIKTNTSYFTLGNYSTASVKSLEKYKTLVTVYPNPSSNLITFKSDLNQPFRSITIYSTDGKEIQLQEFNLSQSEITLSLNKLSKGIYFAKCEFKNESHMVKFIIN, encoded by the coding sequence ATGAATAAATTCATTTCTTCCTTTAATTTCGTTATTTTAACTCTTATAATTTCAGGAATAATTTTCTTAAAACCACAAGAAGGATTCGCACAAAGATTGTCATCAAGTAATCATCATAGTGCTATAATATGCGCTGATGGTACAGTACAGTCATGGGGATTGAATCTGGATGGTCAACTTGGAAATGGTTTAAATACAAATACTAATTTTCCGGTAACTGCTCTAATTGATAGTGTAATTTATCTATCAAGTGGTGGCGCATCAGCAAATGGATATACACTCGCAGTAAAATCAAATGGCACAGTTTGGGCCTGGGGTGGCAATACTTATGGCAATCTGGGTGATGGCACCTACGTTTCAAGGAATACTCCCGTGCAAGTGCCAAACCTTATCAATATAAATTCTGTTGTTGTTCCAACTGTTCAGGTCAGAGCATTCTCTCTTGCTTTAGATAATGATGGCATTATATGGGCATGGGGAGAAAATAACTCCGGTGTATTAGGAAATGGAACTACAAATAATAGAATTACTCCGGGACAGGTACCCGGATTATTTAATGTAAAAAAAATTACAGCCGGAGGATCCGGAAATGTAATTGCTTTGTGTGAAGACGGATCTGTATGGACGTGGGGCGAAAATAATTTGGGACAACTGGGTGATGGAACAACAACATCTAAACTCACACCGGTACAACTACTTGGTCTTCCACCCATGATTGATATAGCAGCAGGATTTCAACATGGACTAGGTCTAAGTGTGGATAGTAACGTTTGGGCTTGGGGAGTAAATTCTGCAGGTGAGATCGGCGATGATTCTTTGATCACTCGTTTAAATCCAATCAGATTATTTTCCCTATCAGGTATTTCAAAAGTTTTTGCTGGCTTCAGAACATCATTTGCCTTAAAAAATGATTCATCTTTATGGGCATGGGGAGTTAATAATTATGGTCAACTTGGAATTGGAACATTAGATTCAAGCTTACATCCGGTTCAGGTTCTCACGAGTGATATTACAGATATAGGAGTTGGGGGATATCAGGTTCTTGCTCTCAATAAAGACGGTCGATTGTGGTCATGGGGTCACAATGTTAATGGACCTTTAGGTGATAGTACAAATATCGACCGTTCTATTCCCGGATTGACAGCCACTTTATGTTATATACCTTCACCTGAACAATTTTTTGAACATAGAATACGGGGAATAATTTATCACGATTCAAATGCTGATTGTAATGAACAACCCTCAGAGTTAAAATTCCAATTTGTTCCGGTTTACTCTTCACCGGGAAACATGTATGGCTTCTCTAATTCATCTGGTTATTATTCAATCAAACTCCGAGATTCAATCAATTATTCAATCACCCCTCTACTGAATGCATATCATTCAAGTATGTTGACAAATCCATGTCCGCCTTCATATAATGTCACTTTAAATAATCCTGACTCAAGAGATACTTCAGGTTTCAATTTTGGATTCACTGGAAATCCTTGTCATTTGCTTATGGTTGATCTGAGTAGTACTCCTAAGAGAAGTTGCATGCTCTCTAATACTATTATCAGATACAGTAACACCGGTATAACACCTGCGTATAATGTTACCATCCATGTTAAATTTGACCAGGACGATATTCCTGTTTCTGCTTCATTACCATATACAATTGATGTTTCAGACAGTTCAATTGTTTTTGAAATAGATACTCTTAATCCGCAGCAAACAGGAAGCATTCAAATCAGAGATTCAATTGCGTGTGACACCGATTTATTCGGTTTGACAAAATGCACAAAGACCTGGATACTCCCGGTGAACCAATGCTTAATTGACTCAACGACCGGCCCGACATGGGATCAGTCTTCCGTATACGTTACCAGTATTTGTGTCAACGATACTGTTATCTTTCAAATCAAAAATAACGGAAGCAACATGGCTGTTCCAAGTAACTACAGAATTTTTGCCGATAATAATCTGGTACAAACAGGGAGTTATCAGTTGATGGCAGGTGATAGCATCTTGATTTATTTTGCATCTGCAGGAGCAACTGTTCGTCTTGAAGCTGATCAAACTCCCGGTCACCCCGGAACAAGTTTGCCAAGAAGCACCATCGAAGGATGCGGTGTAAATCTTTCAGGATTAATTTCAACTAATCAGGTTAACAATGCTCCAATGGACGATGAGGATGTTGACATTGAAATTGATTGCATCATGATTACTGGATCTTATGACCCAAATGACAAATCTAATTCTCCTTTGGGCATTGATTCCATTCACCTTGTCACTCCCGGAACTCCAATTGATTACACTATACGTTTTCAAAACACAGGAAATGATACTGCTTTTAAGGTAGTTATCATAGATACACTTTCAAATGACTTTGATCTTTCTACTTTAGAATTAGGGGCTGCTTCACACAATTATGTAGCAGAATTAAGTGGGCAGAATATTGCAGTGTTGAAGTTCATTTTTGACAACATCCTTCTGCCGGATTCAAATATTGACGAATTAAACAGTCATGGTTTAATTAAATACAAAATTAAACCAAAGAGCAATGTTGCTTTAGGAACTCAAATTAATAATGTCGCTGACATCTTTTTTGATTTTAATTTTCCTATAAAAACAAATACAAGTTATTTCACTTTAGGAAATTACTCAACCGCTTCAGTAAAATCTCTGGAGAAATATAAAACACTCGTAACAGTTTATCCAAATCCATCTTCTAATTTAATAACATTCAAATCAGATCTTAATCAACCGTTCAGATCCATAACAATTTATAGTACTGATGGAAAAGAAATTCAACTACAGGAATTTAATCTGAGTCAATCCGAAATCACATTGTCTTTAAATAAGCTTTCTAAGGGAATCTATTTCGCTAAATGTGAATTTAAAAATGAAAGTCATATGGTAAAATTCATAATTAATTAA
- a CDS encoding trypsin-like peptidase domain-containing protein, producing MFQKACSQLSSSIFGVRAGVNNQGQITYSLGSGFLIAPNIIATTAHGMRDLATGVHHNFFEVICSVDIGKTPVPAQLIFQDPTTDVAFLRIMGGNYSNSVSIKNDFVNKGTMIGTLGFPLSEMTNGIWILKERFQHGFVSGYFPHNFYGHMITFYETDNLMYSGSSGCPAFTSDGIVIGMQCGNLNSKQGNQLSISIVATVASIMDLAVANGLSV from the coding sequence ATGTTTCAAAAAGCGTGTTCTCAATTAAGTAGTTCCATCTTTGGTGTAAGAGCCGGAGTAAATAATCAGGGGCAGATTACTTATTCTTTAGGCTCCGGATTTTTAATTGCTCCAAACATCATTGCCACTACTGCTCATGGTATGCGTGATCTTGCTACCGGAGTTCATCACAATTTTTTTGAAGTGATTTGTTCAGTTGATATTGGAAAGACTCCGGTGCCTGCACAATTAATTTTTCAGGATCCGACAACCGATGTTGCCTTTCTAAGGATCATGGGTGGTAATTATTCAAATTCGGTTTCGATCAAAAATGATTTTGTAAATAAAGGAACCATGATAGGAACACTTGGCTTTCCTTTGTCCGAAATGACTAACGGAATCTGGATCCTTAAGGAACGATTTCAACATGGTTTTGTAAGCGGATATTTTCCACATAATTTTTACGGACACATGATCACATTTTATGAAACAGATAATCTGATGTACAGCGGTTCCAGTGGTTGTCCGGCATTTACTTCTGATGGAATTGTTATCGGAATGCAATGTGGAAATTTAAATTCCAAACAAGGCAATCAATTATCGATCTCTATTGTAGCAACTGTGGCTTCTATAATGGATTTGGCGGTAGCGAATGGGTTGTCGGTTTAG
- a CDS encoding DUF2911 domain-containing protein, which yields MKSLTHTLALLLIVQIASIFPSNAQALKTPAPSPTQTIDQAFALSNIKIEYSRPSVKGRVIYGDLVPYGKVWRTGANQSTKITFGDDVKIEGVALKAGTYALYTIPNKDSWDILFYKDLTLGGNTAEYKATEEALRVKGKVSASPMKFETFTINVGDMTATTASIDLLWDMTKVSFGVSTDIDEKVMKNIEAALEKDSRPYFQAANYYYENNKDLTKALTWVNTATEQNPKAYWMMHLKAKIQMKMKDTKGAVESAEKSMAAAKEDSNADYVKLNEKLIAEAKGTK from the coding sequence ATGAAATCACTTACACACACACTTGCATTATTATTAATAGTGCAGATCGCATCGATCTTCCCATCGAATGCGCAAGCGTTGAAGACTCCGGCACCGAGTCCAACTCAAACTATTGACCAGGCTTTTGCTTTGTCAAATATCAAGATCGAATATTCAAGACCGAGCGTTAAAGGCAGAGTAATTTATGGAGATCTAGTTCCTTATGGAAAAGTATGGAGAACAGGAGCAAATCAATCTACAAAGATCACTTTCGGTGATGATGTAAAAATTGAAGGTGTTGCACTTAAAGCAGGAACATATGCTTTGTATACAATTCCTAATAAAGACAGTTGGGATATTTTATTCTACAAAGATCTTACGTTGGGCGGAAACACTGCTGAATACAAAGCAACAGAAGAAGCTCTTCGTGTAAAAGGAAAAGTTTCAGCGTCTCCTATGAAATTTGAAACATTTACGATTAATGTTGGTGATATGACTGCAACAACAGCAAGTATCGATCTACTTTGGGATATGACTAAAGTTTCTTTCGGTGTATCAACTGACATTGACGAGAAGGTTATGAAAAACATTGAAGCTGCTTTAGAAAAAGATTCGCGTCCATATTTTCAGGCAGCAAATTACTACTATGAAAATAACAAAGACCTTACTAAAGCTCTTACGTGGGTAAACACAGCTACTGAACAAAATCCAAAAGCATACTGGATGATGCACTTGAAAGCAAAAATTCAGATGAAGATGAAAGATACAAAAGGCGCTGTTGAGTCTGCAGAAAAATCGATGGCAGCTGCGAAAGAAGATAGCAATGCTGATTATGTGAAGTTGAATGAGAAGCTGATCGCTGAAGCTAAAGGAACCAAGTAA
- a CDS encoding T9SS type A sorting domain-containing protein: MKIIFALLTTWISFTKISAQILPGWQFNSLSGYNYYPTTNIIHDGTSTFVCSQSTDPLKVAYIYKLDDNGNLIAQDSIHNFDYSILDHKRMVRDNSGAIYLCGNEYDAFLNKTIRLIKFDSSLNRIWDVNFLDSNSQSSAATGLLYSSTENRISLVGEKYDSMDHTIILKYDTSGNLLWESIDTLTNTLSLTSYTIDNIGNVILGGYAFINGIGTAEDFVIYKTNTSGSLEWLVRENGSSNSDDMLFDLCVDFENNIYASGIFEDTVRQKIFKYNSAGNQIWTRNLPQISFTKVAADLAGSLYIVGLDTVPEHEFAVLKYDSSGNFIHSAFSDLPDFNYYNQDYFVSIQTNDSGNVFLLNNADSSGNYKWLAAKLDSTLNLKWAFVHPNSTINPATTGALCVVDDGIIVAGRIDNFLSVVHFEETFSSAIEKNTSDNNLFLWPNPTSSILNISATNINTGYFQLKIYDVNSKVLLEKNLNTGNSNYFQQDLSDFQSGLYFLTLLTKNSFYSGKFIIE; encoded by the coding sequence ATGAAAATTATCTTTGCACTATTGACAACTTGGATCTCATTCACTAAAATTTCAGCTCAGATCCTTCCCGGCTGGCAATTCAACAGTTTGAGCGGCTACAATTACTATCCTACAACAAACATTATACACGATGGAACGAGCACATTTGTTTGTTCGCAATCGACCGACCCTCTTAAAGTGGCCTACATTTATAAATTAGATGATAATGGCAATTTAATTGCGCAAGACAGTATACATAATTTCGACTATTCCATTCTGGACCATAAACGAATGGTCCGTGATAATTCAGGTGCTATATATCTATGCGGAAATGAATATGACGCTTTTCTGAATAAAACTATCAGACTGATCAAATTTGATTCATCTTTAAACAGAATCTGGGATGTAAATTTTCTTGATTCAAATTCGCAATCCAGCGCAGCAACCGGTTTATTGTATTCATCAACCGAAAACAGAATATCTCTTGTAGGAGAAAAATATGATTCGATGGATCATACAATTATTCTCAAATATGATACTTCCGGAAATTTATTGTGGGAATCTATCGATACACTGACAAATACTCTATCCTTAACGTCATATACAATTGACAACATTGGAAATGTAATTTTGGGTGGCTATGCTTTTATTAACGGAATTGGTACCGCTGAAGATTTTGTGATATACAAAACAAATACTTCCGGTTCACTGGAATGGCTGGTAAGAGAAAATGGCAGTTCAAATTCTGATGATATGTTATTTGACCTCTGTGTGGATTTCGAAAACAATATTTATGCTTCAGGAATTTTTGAAGATACAGTCCGGCAGAAAATCTTTAAATATAACTCTGCAGGGAATCAAATCTGGACGAGAAACCTTCCTCAGATCAGCTTTACCAAAGTTGCAGCAGATCTTGCAGGTAGTCTTTATATTGTAGGACTTGATACTGTTCCTGAACATGAATTTGCTGTCTTAAAATACGATTCTTCCGGAAACTTCATCCACTCAGCCTTTAGTGACCTTCCTGATTTCAATTATTACAATCAGGATTATTTCGTAAGTATTCAGACAAACGATTCCGGGAATGTCTTTCTTTTGAATAATGCTGATTCCTCCGGCAATTATAAATGGCTGGCTGCAAAGCTGGATTCAACCTTAAATTTAAAATGGGCTTTCGTCCACCCTAATTCAACTATTAATCCGGCCACGACAGGTGCATTGTGTGTTGTTGATGACGGAATAATAGTTGCAGGAAGAATCGATAATTTTTTGAGTGTAGTGCATTTCGAAGAAACCTTTTCAAGTGCAATTGAAAAGAACACATCCGACAATAATTTGTTTTTGTGGCCTAATCCCACTAGTTCGATTTTAAATATCTCAGCTACAAATATAAATACCGGATATTTTCAATTAAAAATTTACGATGTAAATTCAAAAGTATTACTCGAGAAAAATTTAAATACAGGAAATTCAAATTACTTTCAACAGGATCTTTCAGATTTTCAAAGCGGGTTATATTTTTTAACACTTCTGACAAAGAACTCTTTCTATTCAGGTAAATTCATAATTGAATAG
- a CDS encoding sodium:solute symporter: MSTIDWLVMGITLFSIVVYGMWKSRGTKNIRGYLLADKKLPWYHVGLSVMATQASAITFLSAPGQAYNDGMRFLQFYFGLPLAMIVLCVTFIPIFQSLNVYTAYEYLEKRFDIKTRMLTSFLFLIQRGISTGITIYAPSIVLSSILGVNITYTTLFIGGIVILYTVYGGTKAVSHSQLFQMIIIFSGLFCAAFMVIHMLPENIGLVDALHIAGKMEKLNLIDTDFDLDNRYNIWSGIIGGFFLQLSYFGTDQSQVGRYLTGSSITQSRLGLIMNGFVKIPMQFFILLIGTLVFVFYQFHQPPVFFNEVEVKNIRNSVYKEDFNKLESAYVELHGSKIVHLNNLKTGIDSENEQLIDESRKQLQHTEKKEKEIKKSVTDLLKKNNVLADVNDTNYVFLSFVTKQLPVGMIGLLIAIIFLASMGSTASGLNSLASTTLVDIIKRLIKKDESSHWYLSASRWATVGWGLFCVVIAIYAGKMGNLLEAVNILGSLFYGTILGIFVVAFYMKNVDGRSVFYAAILAEVFVFISWKLDLTAFLWLNVIGCLLVMGFAFVIQKLKPD; encoded by the coding sequence ATGAGTACGATCGACTGGCTGGTAATGGGCATAACTCTGTTTTCCATAGTTGTCTATGGAATGTGGAAAAGCCGTGGAACGAAAAATATCCGCGGATATCTGCTTGCCGATAAAAAACTTCCATGGTATCATGTTGGATTATCAGTAATGGCTACACAGGCAAGTGCGATTACATTTTTATCTGCGCCCGGACAAGCTTACAATGATGGAATGAGGTTTCTGCAATTCTATTTCGGATTGCCGCTTGCTATGATCGTTCTATGTGTCACATTTATTCCGATTTTCCAAAGCCTGAATGTGTATACAGCATATGAGTATCTGGAAAAACGATTTGATATCAAGACAAGAATGCTGACGTCGTTTCTTTTCCTGATTCAGAGAGGTATTTCTACCGGCATTACGATCTATGCGCCTTCGATCGTGCTTTCATCGATCTTAGGAGTTAACATTACTTACACTACTCTATTCATTGGGGGAATTGTAATTTTATATACTGTGTATGGCGGAACAAAGGCCGTTTCACATTCACAACTTTTTCAGATGATCATTATTTTCTCCGGATTATTCTGTGCTGCGTTTATGGTGATTCACATGCTGCCGGAAAATATCGGCTTGGTCGATGCGCTTCACATTGCAGGGAAAATGGAAAAACTGAATCTGATCGATACCGATTTTGATCTAGACAACAGGTATAATATCTGGTCGGGAATCATTGGTGGCTTCTTTTTGCAATTGTCGTACTTCGGAACGGATCAATCGCAGGTAGGTAGATATTTAACAGGCAGTTCAATAACACAAAGCAGACTTGGGCTGATCATGAATGGATTTGTGAAAATTCCAATGCAATTTTTTATACTGTTAATTGGTACGCTCGTTTTTGTCTTCTATCAATTTCATCAACCACCGGTTTTTTTCAATGAAGTTGAAGTAAAAAATATCCGCAATAGCGTTTACAAAGAAGATTTCAATAAACTTGAGTCTGCCTATGTTGAATTGCATGGAAGCAAAATTGTTCATCTGAATAATCTTAAAACCGGAATCGATTCAGAGAACGAACAACTGATAGATGAATCACGGAAGCAACTACAACACACAGAAAAAAAAGAGAAAGAAATTAAAAAGTCTGTTACAGATCTTCTTAAAAAAAATAATGTTTTAGCAGATGTGAATGACACTAATTATGTTTTCCTGAGTTTCGTTACAAAACAGTTGCCGGTTGGAATGATCGGATTGTTAATTGCGATCATCTTCCTGGCATCAATGGGCTCAACGGCCAGTGGCTTGAATTCTCTCGCATCAACAACGCTCGTAGATATAATAAAACGTCTGATCAAAAAAGATGAAAGCAGCCATTGGTATTTATCGGCTTCACGCTGGGCTACTGTCGGCTGGGGATTATTTTGTGTCGTCATTGCAATCTATGCCGGGAAAATGGGTAACCTACTTGAAGCTGTTAATATTCTCGGATCACTATTTTACGGGACGATACTTGGAATCTTTGTTGTGGCATTCTACATGAAAAATGTTGATGGCAGATCTGTATTCTATGCAGCAATTCTTGCAGAAGTCTTTGTATTTATTTCCTGGAAACTTGATCTGACTGCTTTTTTGTGGTTGAATGTGATCGGGTGTTTACTGGTGATGGGTTTTGCATTTGTTATACAGAAGCTTAAACCGGACTAG
- a CDS encoding T9SS type A sorting domain-containing protein yields the protein MKIPFLLLSLFMICFMPEVSAQNNNITSGSSIDAVTCAANTFYGLTSTNEIVSLTINGSSVTNNGVISTSMNNINSLAVGNDLINGTSQHIFYSSNVDSITYNDGTIWNPVLFDPVTYHNAGGAGSFVYYMSNAFPSTISRFTGTALNTILIDSNLTFTVADIGVSNYGTIYYFSGTGASTQFMYEISSTGNLLNTYPLSLFSAAAYGCFVMNNTIYVGIGPSGSPANSIIPITISGMNATVGSPISMPAINFKDLASCIGEVTDVTSVNNSENIVVYPNPASNIFHCEIPGTGLVEFNISDVSGRIFFSKKFKSGKNEIDLSHLANGVYFAKFIFKDEIIIKTIQKF from the coding sequence ATGAAAATACCCTTTCTTCTTTTATCCTTGTTTATGATCTGCTTTATGCCTGAAGTTAGTGCGCAAAATAATAATATAACTTCAGGCTCATCCATCGATGCAGTTACTTGCGCTGCGAATACTTTCTACGGTTTGACATCAACAAATGAAATTGTTTCATTAACGATCAATGGTTCTTCTGTAACTAACAATGGTGTCATTTCAACTTCAATGAACAATATAAATTCCCTTGCAGTGGGAAATGATCTGATCAATGGAACGAGCCAGCATATTTTCTATTCCTCAAATGTTGACAGCATAACATACAACGATGGCACCATTTGGAATCCTGTTTTATTCGATCCTGTTACATATCATAATGCAGGTGGGGCAGGATCTTTTGTCTATTATATGTCCAACGCTTTTCCATCCACTATCTCGCGTTTTACGGGAACCGCACTAAACACAATTCTTATCGATAGCAACCTGACATTTACTGTTGCTGATATAGGAGTTTCAAACTACGGTACCATTTACTATTTCTCAGGTACAGGTGCATCTACTCAATTTATGTATGAAATTTCTTCAACAGGAAATTTACTGAATACATATCCACTTAGTCTGTTTTCAGCAGCAGCATATGGCTGCTTTGTTATGAATAATACAATCTATGTTGGAATAGGGCCATCAGGTTCTCCTGCAAATTCAATTATTCCAATAACCATTAGCGGAATGAATGCTACTGTAGGTTCACCTATATCAATGCCTGCGATCAACTTTAAAGATCTTGCTAGTTGTATAGGAGAAGTAACTGATGTTACTTCAGTTAACAATTCAGAGAATATAGTTGTTTATCCAAACCCTGCTTCTAATATTTTCCATTGTGAAATTCCGGGAACAGGGTTGGTTGAATTCAACATCTCTGACGTTTCCGGAAGAATATTTTTCTCCAAAAAATTTAAATCCGGAAAAAATGAAATCGATTTAAGTCATTTAGCAAATGGAGTATATTTTGCCAAATTCATATTTAAGGACGAGATCATAATTAAAACGATTCAGAAATTTTAA
- a CDS encoding PQQ-dependent sugar dehydrogenase, with product MNTKIILIVAYFGFMLNACGSNPTGKNEDQNSDSSVVSVETKKPNSDFRPAFTGQTRIKAIKTSVSYEAAKLTDELKKPWGIVSLPDGRFLITEKGGSMRIVSPTGKVGEKITGIPAVNSDGQGGLLGLTLDKEFKTNRMVYWAFSENMPEGNLTAVAKGKLSVDEKSLENVKVIYRATPAYDGTLHYGGRVIFDKTGNLLLSTGERSDKVTRPQAQDLNSGLGKIIRITTDGQPAAGNPFANDQKVRPEIYSYGHRNVQGLALHPVTGDIWENEFGPKGGDEINLIQPGKNYGWPTITYGLEYTGFKVGEGLTKQDGLEQPVYYWDPVLSPSGMTFYNGTEVAEWKNNLFICGLNSNHIARLVIENNKVTGEERLLEDEGQRFRDITMGNDGKLYAITDEGRLYRIGKK from the coding sequence ATGAATACTAAAATTATTCTCATTGTTGCTTATTTCGGTTTTATGCTGAATGCATGTGGATCAAATCCTACAGGAAAAAATGAAGATCAAAATTCTGATTCATCAGTTGTTTCTGTTGAAACGAAAAAACCTAATTCAGATTTTAGACCCGCTTTCACAGGACAAACACGAATTAAAGCAATAAAAACTTCCGTATCATATGAAGCAGCCAAACTAACTGACGAACTTAAAAAACCATGGGGAATAGTCTCTTTGCCCGATGGCAGATTTTTAATTACAGAAAAAGGTGGTTCGATGAGAATTGTTTCTCCGACAGGAAAAGTGGGTGAAAAAATTACAGGGATACCGGCGGTTAATTCTGATGGTCAGGGAGGGTTATTGGGACTGACACTTGATAAAGAATTTAAAACAAACAGAATGGTCTATTGGGCTTTTTCGGAAAATATGCCTGAAGGAAATCTTACCGCTGTTGCAAAAGGGAAATTGTCTGTCGATGAGAAGAGTCTGGAGAACGTTAAAGTGATCTATAGAGCGACACCGGCATACGATGGAACTCTTCACTATGGCGGCAGAGTGATTTTTGATAAGACAGGAAATCTTTTGTTAAGTACAGGTGAGCGTTCTGACAAAGTTACAAGACCTCAGGCACAAGATCTGAATTCAGGTTTAGGAAAAATTATCAGGATAACTACTGACGGACAACCAGCCGCAGGAAATCCATTTGCTAATGATCAGAAAGTGCGTCCTGAAATTTATTCGTATGGACACAGAAATGTTCAGGGTCTTGCATTACATCCGGTAACCGGTGACATCTGGGAAAATGAATTCGGTCCAAAGGGTGGCGATGAAATTAATTTGATTCAACCGGGAAAAAATTATGGCTGGCCAACAATAACCTATGGATTGGAATACACGGGATTTAAAGTCGGCGAAGGCCTTACAAAGCAAGATGGACTGGAACAGCCGGTTTATTATTGGGATCCTGTTTTATCGCCAAGTGGAATGACATTTTACAATGGAACCGAAGTAGCAGAATGGAAAAATAATTTATTCATTTGCGGATTGAACAGTAATCATATTGCCAGATTGGTAATTGAAAATAATAAAGTGACCGGTGAAGAGCGGTTACTAGAAGACGAAGGTCAGAGGTTTCGTGATATTACAATGGGTAATGATGGCAAATTGTATGCAATTACTGATGAAGGGAGATTGTATAGAATAGGGAAGAAGTGA